A genomic stretch from Photobacterium atrarenae includes:
- a CDS encoding DUF3541 domain-containing protein gives MKSLSVALLLCVSLFSNGVRAEVASSGLPDSTARSGQIAHTFDQDAALIKATFESELYTLPPYTLGHYGLRMYRQTQDDKYATAIWNDMARVASRLNKFAAEVHTSAQIRQYAEKKISNYRKKTGERSKLRYEVTKTKPEYLYLGIGLLGSMARADEYGLKHREDATLREVIRRYDFIEYATDPAMIRAWAAQLANQVYWLKQLGEQDVVAEFIEAFKATYPDSQDATLSEQQYMNKIYGLTHIVFAASGYYQHPVSEKEFQWIFDYYRRNIDTILARTKEDVIAEVGINFLLAGLESDPVVEKTRRAIQQGIDRQAGLIPSVKGETDLDKGEHRNVLAIMLLDWQGARAVPTVAGQPELFTAVPYGLIPREPRQKPLH, from the coding sequence ATGAAATCATTAAGCGTTGCCCTGTTACTCTGCGTCTCTTTATTTTCAAATGGCGTCCGGGCCGAAGTTGCCTCATCGGGTTTACCGGACAGCACGGCCCGGTCCGGCCAGATTGCACATACTTTTGACCAGGACGCCGCGCTCATCAAAGCTACTTTTGAATCTGAACTCTATACTTTGCCGCCTTATACCCTGGGCCATTACGGATTGCGGATGTATCGTCAGACCCAGGATGATAAATACGCAACCGCGATCTGGAACGACATGGCCCGGGTTGCCAGCCGCCTCAATAAGTTTGCCGCTGAGGTGCATACCTCGGCTCAAATCCGTCAATATGCAGAAAAGAAAATCAGCAATTATCGGAAGAAGACGGGCGAGCGCAGCAAGCTCAGATATGAAGTGACGAAAACTAAGCCGGAGTACTTATATTTAGGGATCGGGTTGTTGGGTTCAATGGCTCGGGCGGATGAGTACGGGTTGAAGCACCGGGAAGATGCGACTCTGCGTGAGGTGATCCGCCGTTATGATTTCATCGAATATGCGACGGATCCGGCGATGATCCGGGCGTGGGCGGCGCAGCTGGCGAATCAGGTGTACTGGCTCAAGCAATTGGGGGAGCAGGATGTGGTGGCCGAGTTTATCGAGGCGTTCAAGGCAACTTATCCGGACTCGCAGGACGCCACGCTGAGTGAGCAGCAATACATGAACAAAATATACGGGTTGACCCATATCGTGTTTGCCGCGTCCGGCTATTATCAGCATCCGGTGAGCGAGAAAGAGTTCCAGTGGATTTTTGATTACTATCGCCGCAATATCGACACGATCCTGGCCCGAACCAAAGAAGATGTGATCGCTGAAGTGGGGATCAACTTCCTGCTGGCAGGGCTGGAGTCCGATCCTGTAGTCGAGAAAACCCGCCGGGCCATTCAGCAAGGTATCGACCGTCAGGCCGGGTTAATCCCGTCAGTAAAAGGTGAAACCGACTTGGATAAAGGGGAGCACCGCAACGTGCTGGCCATTATGTTGCTGGACTGGCAGGGTGCGCGTGCCGTCCCGACCGTAGCGGGCCAGCCCGAACTGTTTACTGCCGTACCTTACGGCTTGATCCCTCGTGAGCCGCGTCAGAAACCGTTGCACTAG
- a CDS encoding alpha-ketoglutarate-dependent dioxygenase AlkB family protein, with translation MENLSLFPPPASGEWLDIPDGRLYWAPMFFSASQAQTYFEQLRQELDWQQEKIRLFGREVWQPRLQAWCGEAAYTYSGLTLPPAPWTPTLLRIKSACETVCDQSFNSVLANLYRDGQDSMGWHQDNEPELGPQPVIASVSLGETRRFVLKHLQSKQKVTFELSAGSLLIMAGSTQQYWTHAIPKSKRPLSARMNLTYRTIYPLANGK, from the coding sequence ATGGAAAACTTGTCCCTGTTCCCACCGCCAGCATCGGGCGAGTGGCTCGACATTCCCGATGGCCGGTTGTACTGGGCACCGATGTTCTTTTCTGCTTCGCAAGCACAAACTTATTTTGAGCAACTGCGGCAAGAGCTGGACTGGCAACAGGAGAAAATCCGCCTCTTTGGCCGTGAAGTCTGGCAGCCCCGGTTGCAGGCCTGGTGTGGTGAAGCCGCCTATACCTATTCTGGTTTGACGCTGCCCCCGGCGCCCTGGACACCGACGTTGCTCCGCATCAAGTCAGCGTGTGAAACGGTGTGCGATCAGTCTTTTAACTCGGTGCTGGCGAATCTGTATCGCGACGGTCAGGATTCGATGGGCTGGCATCAGGATAATGAGCCTGAACTGGGACCACAGCCGGTGATTGCGTCGGTCAGTCTGGGCGAAACCCGGCGCTTTGTGTTGAAGCATTTGCAAAGTAAACAGAAGGTAACGTTCGAGTTGTCGGCGGGGTCATTGCTGATCATGGCCGGGAGCACCCAGCAGTACTGGACTCATGCGATCCCGAAGTCCAAGCGGCCCTTGTCCGCCCGGATGAACCTGACCTACCGGACCATTTATCCGCTGGCGAATGGGAAATAA
- a CDS encoding endonuclease/exonuclease/phosphatase family protein: protein MSLPEPGAILAQTATAEEPRLRRLAAIIQHIRPDVLMLCEFDHPGTGGDDGSLANFCRHYLERGQHQQQPIAYPYRYCPPTNTGLLSPYDLDGDGERTLPGDGLGFGEHHGHFSFVLLSRYPLQEAQIRSWQQWRWQDLPDHLMPADYYSPQAREVLRLSSKNHVLVPVQVGAQQLNLLCCHPTPPVFDGEEKRNARRNHDELRLLTDIIDHAPWLRDDWGARGGLAADDKFVVLGDLNADMADGDGIKAGIRRLLLHPRIHRQVSAGKLTPKSLGGRFHLPWQPRQGRATEWTHLAGLRLDYVLPSSNLDVLQSGVFWPDKKDPLRHLICDEQGRPRAQAGSDHRLVWVDIRLNAGPDVA from the coding sequence ATGTCTTTGCCTGAGCCGGGGGCGATCCTGGCTCAAACGGCGACGGCGGAGGAGCCCCGACTGCGCCGATTGGCTGCCATTATTCAGCACATCCGGCCCGATGTCCTGATGCTTTGTGAATTTGATCACCCGGGAACTGGCGGCGATGACGGCAGCCTGGCGAACTTTTGTCGCCATTACCTGGAGCGCGGCCAGCATCAGCAGCAGCCGATCGCATACCCCTATCGCTATTGTCCGCCGACCAATACCGGCTTGCTCAGCCCGTATGATTTGGATGGTGACGGGGAGCGAACGCTGCCGGGAGACGGACTGGGGTTTGGCGAGCATCATGGCCATTTTAGTTTTGTGCTCTTGTCTCGCTATCCGTTGCAGGAGGCGCAGATCCGCAGCTGGCAGCAATGGCGCTGGCAGGATCTGCCGGATCACCTGATGCCGGCTGACTATTACAGTCCGCAAGCCCGAGAGGTACTGCGGTTGTCGTCGAAAAATCATGTTCTGGTCCCGGTGCAGGTGGGGGCGCAGCAACTCAACCTGCTTTGTTGCCACCCGACACCACCGGTGTTTGACGGGGAAGAAAAGCGCAATGCCCGGCGCAACCATGATGAGCTACGGCTGCTGACGGACATTATCGATCACGCCCCCTGGCTGCGCGATGATTGGGGAGCGCGCGGCGGACTGGCCGCTGACGATAAGTTTGTGGTGCTGGGAGATCTCAATGCTGATATGGCTGACGGCGACGGCATCAAAGCCGGGATCCGACGGTTGCTGTTGCATCCGCGGATCCACCGTCAGGTCAGCGCCGGTAAACTGACTCCGAAAAGTCTCGGTGGTCGCTTTCACCTGCCCTGGCAGCCGCGCCAGGGACGGGCGACGGAGTGGACACACCTGGCGGGGCTGCGTCTCGATTATGTGCTGCCGTCGTCCAATCTGGATGTGCTCCAGTCGGGCGTGTTCTGGCCGGATAAGAAAGACCCGCTTCGTCATCTGATTTGTGATGAACAGGGGCGGCCACGGGCGCAGGCCGGCTCGGATCACCGGCTGGTGTGGGTCGATATTCGTCTCAATGCCGGTCCGGATGTGGCTTAA
- a CDS encoding O-acetyl-ADP-ribose deacetylase, translating into MTRLVAIQTDITTVEVDAIVNAANSSLLGGGGVDGAIHRAAGPQLLAECQTLGGCRTGEAKLTQGYQLPANYVIHAVGPVWHGGKHEEVTLLANCYRRSLELARRHGAKSIAFPCISTGVYHFPKDLAADIAVATVKGAVADNGMDVVYFVCFDNEDLKRYQSLLA; encoded by the coding sequence ATGACCAGACTAGTTGCAATTCAAACGGATATCACCACTGTAGAGGTGGATGCGATTGTTAATGCGGCCAATTCGTCGTTATTGGGCGGCGGCGGCGTGGATGGTGCCATCCATCGGGCCGCTGGGCCACAGTTGCTGGCGGAATGCCAAACCCTGGGTGGATGCCGGACCGGAGAAGCCAAACTGACCCAGGGCTATCAACTGCCGGCAAACTATGTCATTCATGCCGTGGGCCCGGTGTGGCATGGCGGAAAACATGAAGAAGTAACCTTGCTGGCAAACTGCTATCGCAGATCACTAGAACTGGCCCGGCGGCACGGGGCAAAGAGCATTGCGTTTCCCTGTATCAGCACCGGCGTTTACCACTTCCCCAAAGATCTTGCAGCGGATATCGCTGTGGCGACCGTGAAGGGGGCAGTGGCCGACAATGGGATGGATGTGGTTTATTTTGTTTGTTTTGATAATGAGGATCTCAAGCGCTATCAGTCTCTTTTGGCATAA
- the mobB gene encoding molybdopterin-guanine dinucleotide biosynthesis protein B, which translates to MTPIIGFAGYSGSGKTTLLEKLIPLLKQHGLRIGLIKHSHHTIDPDTPGKDSYRLRHAGCAQTLMATRERHMLYFEYPEPSRDEPTLDECLRQLDHSQLDLVLVEGFREAAIDKIEIHRPSYGKPLLYPHDPHILAFACDAPAPADCPLPVLDLNQPEAIAAFILSRLEQTPAI; encoded by the coding sequence ATGACTCCAATTATAGGTTTCGCCGGATACAGCGGCTCAGGGAAAACCACCTTACTGGAAAAACTAATCCCGCTGCTGAAACAGCACGGCCTGCGAATCGGACTGATCAAGCACAGTCATCACACCATCGATCCGGATACGCCGGGCAAAGACAGCTACCGGCTTCGCCACGCCGGATGCGCGCAAACCCTGATGGCCACCCGGGAACGGCACATGCTCTATTTCGAATACCCCGAGCCCAGCCGTGACGAACCGACGCTGGATGAATGCCTGCGCCAGCTGGACCATAGCCAGTTAGATCTGGTGCTGGTGGAAGGCTTTCGCGAAGCGGCCATCGATAAAATCGAGATCCACCGCCCCAGTTACGGCAAGCCGCTGCTGTATCCCCATGATCCACATATCCTGGCATTCGCGTGCGATGCGCCTGCGCCGGCCGACTGCCCACTACCGGTGCTCGACCTCAACCAACCAGAGGCCATTGCCGCCTTCATTCTGAGCAGGCTCGAACAAACACCTGCCATCTGA